In the Corynebacterium kroppenstedtii genome, one interval contains:
- a CDS encoding ABC transporter ATP-binding protein produces MIEIRGLTKRYGDKVAVDSLDFTVKPGVVTGFLGPNGAGKSTTMRMITGLDRPTKGTATVNGKNYQSFPAPAKEVGALLEAKWVHPNRSARTHLKWMAQASGISTDRVEEVLRLVGLTDVASKKAGGFSLGMSQRLGLAGALLGDPETLILDEPVNGLDPEGIRWVRTFLKNLAAEGRTVFVSSHMLSEMALTADNLVVIGRGKLVADTTVEEFTSSRGDSATRLRVGDHEHMAQALKQENITFTMDRDNVGREVFVVSGVSTDDVGKVAYSYGIPVLQLEEHHGSLEDAFLQLTGDDVEYHGAAAQGGQN; encoded by the coding sequence ATGATCGAAATACGTGGCCTCACAAAGAGGTATGGGGACAAGGTAGCGGTAGATTCGCTCGACTTCACGGTGAAGCCAGGTGTTGTTACTGGTTTTCTTGGCCCGAATGGGGCTGGTAAATCGACCACGATGCGGATGATTACCGGGCTGGATCGTCCAACAAAGGGCACGGCAACGGTGAACGGGAAGAATTATCAGTCATTTCCGGCGCCTGCCAAGGAAGTGGGGGCACTATTAGAGGCCAAATGGGTCCATCCGAACCGGTCCGCTCGCACTCACCTGAAGTGGATGGCACAGGCCAGTGGCATTTCTACTGATCGTGTCGAGGAAGTTTTGCGTTTAGTGGGATTAACCGATGTGGCCTCCAAAAAAGCGGGGGGATTCTCCCTGGGTATGAGCCAGCGGCTGGGATTGGCCGGAGCGCTTTTAGGCGATCCCGAGACGTTGATCCTGGATGAACCGGTCAACGGTTTGGACCCGGAGGGTATCCGTTGGGTGCGCACCTTCCTCAAGAATCTTGCTGCCGAGGGGCGCACGGTGTTTGTTAGCTCGCACATGCTCTCTGAGATGGCGTTGACTGCGGATAACTTGGTTGTCATTGGCCGGGGCAAACTCGTCGCCGATACGACGGTGGAGGAGTTCACGTCATCGCGGGGCGATAGCGCGACGCGCTTGCGCGTTGGCGACCACGAGCACATGGCGCAGGCCCTTAAACAGGAAAATATCACCTTCACGATGGACCGCGATAACGTCGGCCGTGAGGTGTTCGTTGTCTCCGGGGTATCCACTGATGACGTCGGCAAGGTGGCTTACTCCTATGGGATCCCTGTCCTTCAGTTGGAAGAACACCACGGATCTTTGGAAGACGCGTTTTTGCAACTCACAGGTG
- a CDS encoding glutamate ABC transporter substrate-binding protein translates to MIRLPHTPPPFRHRAHTSACHRLHLHARRTHHPWIVAAVITLAILPLAACSNISGSHRGHNGIDISVAPFTPIPDGAMYADPPNETPTSQTPTPHTTADADTYATLAPDNSTPDERIPDIVRRGRIIVGVSSSLNFLGFQDPSSGNLEGFDVSLAREIARDIFGDPERIDFRFLSSAERVDALQHGNVDIVVRTMTIDRERRSKVAFSAPYLHAQARILASTSSPIQSADDLRDATVCVTKDSTFQHNAQVIAPHSRFLFTNDWSDCLVAMQQHQVQAIISDDSILSGLAAQDSNTHLVGQPYGSSDYAVGIAKSTPGKNTDGLVRQVNSTLMRIRSDGTWQRLYDKWLGNYLGNSGVPPEPTYVQEEPQ, encoded by the coding sequence ATGATCCGCCTGCCGCACACCCCACCCCCATTCCGACACCGAGCACACACCTCCGCCTGCCACCGACTACACCTCCACGCTCGACGCACCCATCACCCCTGGATCGTGGCCGCCGTCATTACCCTCGCGATTCTTCCGCTTGCGGCATGTTCCAACATCAGCGGTTCGCACCGCGGGCACAACGGCATCGATATCTCCGTCGCACCATTCACACCCATTCCCGATGGTGCAATGTATGCCGATCCGCCGAACGAAACGCCGACAAGCCAAACACCCACACCACACACCACCGCCGACGCTGACACGTACGCCACTCTCGCACCCGACAACTCCACCCCCGACGAGCGCATACCGGATATCGTCCGACGCGGACGCATCATTGTCGGAGTATCGTCGTCACTCAATTTTCTCGGCTTTCAAGACCCCAGTAGCGGTAATCTCGAGGGCTTCGATGTTTCCCTCGCCCGTGAAATTGCGCGCGACATTTTCGGCGATCCCGAACGAATCGACTTCCGCTTCCTCTCCTCCGCCGAACGCGTAGACGCACTTCAACACGGCAATGTCGACATTGTCGTCCGCACCATGACCATCGACCGCGAACGCCGATCTAAAGTGGCCTTCTCAGCGCCATATCTCCATGCCCAAGCGCGAATTTTGGCGTCAACCAGCTCACCTATTCAATCCGCCGATGACCTGCGGGACGCCACCGTCTGCGTCACCAAAGACTCGACCTTCCAGCACAATGCGCAAGTCATTGCTCCACACTCACGATTCCTCTTTACGAATGACTGGTCCGACTGCCTCGTAGCCATGCAGCAGCACCAAGTTCAGGCCATTATTTCCGACGACTCCATCCTCTCCGGTCTGGCGGCGCAAGATTCCAACACACACCTGGTAGGCCAGCCGTATGGGTCCAGCGACTATGCCGTGGGAATCGCGAAATCCACGCCGGGGAAGAACACCGACGGGCTCGTCCGGCAGGTCAATTCGACCCTAATGCGCATCCGATCCGACGGAACATGGCAACGTCTCTATGACAAGTGGTTAGGCAACTATCTAGGGAATTCCGGCGTTCCACCCGAACCCACCTACGTCCAGGAGGAACCACAATGA
- a CDS encoding serine/threonine protein kinase: protein MSDSEPIPRDARQDSEDNAREANNHQPDDNGQPTEAATVMGTRAVPFDPFADDDDDDEIDIDINDIGSLLRSDNPANTPSSDDENEITGAGPGSAKTVARPRGSANDAGHDPSRASRERALSTFRERRAASRRGKVVADGMVSLPFIVPTDPRESVMDSDTIKETDAKAPSLHKGDMVAGQYEVVGALANGGVGWIYLAIDHYVSDRWVVLKGMKATANEQDRAVAGAERAFLADITHTSIVKIYNFVDDDRSPGGFIVMEYVGGPSLRSQRKKQRDSLFAVDVAIGYMLEVLEALDYLHSRGVVYNDLKPDNIIITEEQVKLIDLGAVTGIGAFGHIYGTPGFQAPEITETGPTVRSDIYTVGRTLASLIVHLPTVDGRYKDGLPTPTNEPVFRRYLSLYRLLLRATDPDPEKRFASASSMANQLTGVLREIRAVRDQVHFPHLHSQFAPQRTTYGTKHLVFRTDQLVDGIERSIEITAPEVVAALPVPMVDATDPGAYVLSTISYTEPSEAIDSLYAKMKMPEYAESVEIPLSIVRAMLDLGLVDEAHNYLSTFESSFTRDWRYEWYSGITALLLNDYEQAQRHFEKVIFILPGEPAAKLAIAATSELWLQAKGLSMTSVLDKQTAIAAATLGHASALPSDSALKAMGDRWDPVGDDPVALRFHATRLYGLVWATNPTTVSSAFGLSRQFIAEGDVARAVEALDQVPQASRHHRLARLTTVLHLISGPPKDLTEERIIDAAQRLDEIPTNEPRMAQVRVAVMSAGLNWLRATNRTHATVPTLFGQPFEVRGLRLGVEADLRRMARSVQYPSHRYHLVDMANAIRPRTWW, encoded by the coding sequence ATGAGCGATTCCGAACCGATCCCCCGCGACGCCAGGCAGGATTCCGAGGACAATGCTCGGGAAGCTAACAATCATCAGCCCGATGACAATGGCCAGCCCACCGAAGCTGCCACGGTTATGGGAACACGGGCTGTCCCCTTTGACCCATTCGCAGACGATGATGACGACGATGAAATCGATATCGACATCAACGACATTGGTTCACTCTTGCGGTCTGACAATCCTGCGAATACACCGTCGTCGGATGATGAGAATGAGATAACGGGCGCCGGCCCCGGAAGCGCCAAAACCGTGGCCCGTCCGCGTGGGAGCGCGAACGATGCCGGACATGACCCCAGCCGGGCGTCCCGGGAGCGCGCGCTCTCCACATTCCGTGAGCGCAGGGCAGCGTCCCGGCGCGGAAAAGTGGTTGCTGATGGGATGGTGTCGTTGCCGTTCATCGTGCCAACGGATCCGCGGGAATCCGTCATGGATTCCGACACGATTAAGGAAACTGATGCCAAGGCACCGTCGCTCCACAAGGGGGACATGGTTGCCGGGCAGTATGAGGTGGTGGGGGCACTCGCCAACGGTGGCGTCGGGTGGATTTACCTGGCTATTGACCATTATGTTTCCGATCGGTGGGTTGTCCTCAAGGGGATGAAGGCAACGGCCAATGAGCAGGATCGGGCGGTGGCCGGCGCGGAGCGCGCGTTCCTAGCGGATATTACGCACACGAGCATCGTCAAGATTTACAACTTCGTCGATGATGACCGCTCCCCCGGCGGGTTCATTGTGATGGAGTACGTGGGCGGCCCGTCATTGCGCTCGCAGCGGAAAAAGCAGCGGGACAGCCTTTTCGCGGTCGATGTTGCTATTGGCTACATGCTTGAGGTTCTGGAGGCGCTGGATTATCTGCACTCGCGCGGCGTCGTTTATAACGATCTCAAGCCGGACAACATCATCATCACGGAGGAGCAGGTCAAGCTCATCGACTTGGGCGCGGTGACGGGGATCGGCGCGTTTGGGCACATTTACGGTACGCCGGGTTTCCAGGCTCCCGAGATCACGGAAACTGGGCCGACGGTGCGCAGTGACATTTACACGGTTGGCCGTACACTGGCGTCGCTTATTGTTCACTTGCCGACGGTTGACGGGCGGTATAAGGACGGTTTGCCTACTCCGACCAACGAGCCGGTATTTCGTCGCTACCTGTCGCTTTATCGTTTGCTACTGAGGGCGACGGATCCGGATCCGGAGAAGCGTTTTGCGTCGGCGTCGTCGATGGCGAATCAGCTGACTGGTGTGCTGCGTGAAATTCGTGCGGTTCGCGATCAGGTGCATTTCCCGCATTTACATTCACAATTTGCTCCCCAAAGGACAACGTATGGCACGAAGCACTTGGTTTTCCGTACTGATCAATTAGTGGATGGCATTGAGAGATCCATTGAGATTACGGCTCCGGAGGTGGTGGCGGCGCTGCCAGTTCCCATGGTAGACGCCACGGATCCGGGTGCTTATGTACTCTCTACTATCAGCTATACCGAGCCCTCTGAAGCTATCGATTCGCTGTACGCAAAAATGAAAATGCCTGAGTATGCGGAGAGCGTGGAGATTCCGCTGTCCATTGTGAGGGCAATGCTCGATCTCGGGCTTGTCGACGAAGCTCATAATTATTTATCGACATTCGAATCATCTTTTACTCGAGATTGGCGATACGAATGGTACTCGGGAATTACTGCTTTGCTGCTCAATGATTACGAGCAAGCCCAGCGACATTTTGAGAAAGTAATTTTTATTCTTCCCGGGGAGCCCGCGGCCAAGCTTGCCATCGCGGCGACGTCCGAGTTGTGGCTTCAGGCCAAGGGACTGTCAATGACGTCGGTGCTGGATAAGCAGACCGCCATAGCAGCAGCAACCTTGGGGCATGCCTCCGCACTGCCATCGGATAGTGCCCTTAAAGCCATGGGTGATCGGTGGGACCCTGTCGGCGACGACCCTGTGGCCCTGCGTTTTCACGCGACCCGGTTGTACGGCCTGGTGTGGGCGACCAACCCGACCACAGTGTCGTCGGCGTTTGGTTTGTCGCGCCAGTTCATTGCGGAGGGTGATGTTGCCCGGGCTGTCGAGGCGTTGGACCAGGTTCCGCAGGCGTCCCGGCACCACCGATTAGCCCGCTTGACGACGGTTCTTCATCTCATTTCCGGGCCACCAAAGGACTTGACTGAAGAGCGGATTATCGACGCTGCGCAGCGGCTCGATGAGATCCCGACGAATGAACCGCGGATGGCCCAAGTGCGTGTGGCTGTCATGTCCGCTGGGCTTAATTGGCTGCGCGCAACGAATCGAACTCACGCTACCGTACCGACGTTGTTCGGCCAGCCCTTCGAGGTGCGTGGTTTACGGCTCGGGGTGGAGGCGGACCTGCGTCGGATGGCACGAAGTGTTCAGTACCCTAGCCACAGGTATCACCTGGTGGATATGGCGAATGCGATTCGGCCACGGACGTGGTGGTAG